A region from the Fibrobacter sp. genome encodes:
- a CDS encoding type B 50S ribosomal protein L31, with amino-acid sequence MKDGIHPNYQPVVFVDANTGKEYITRSTKSSAEKKTIDGVEYSVISLEITADTHPFWTGKQHRVDTAGRIDRFNKRFAGNITGAKRKTRKAERPAADAE; translated from the coding sequence ATGAAAGATGGTATCCACCCTAACTATCAACCGGTCGTGTTCGTCGATGCGAATACGGGTAAAGAATACATCACCCGCTCCACGAAGTCTTCCGCCGAAAAGAAGACTATCGATGGTGTAGAGTACAGTGTGATCTCCCTCGAAATTACTGCAGACACCCATCCGTTCTGGACAGGTAAGCAGCATCGCGTGGATACCGCTGGCCGTATCGATCGCTTCAACAAGCGTTTCGCCGGCAACATCACTGGTGCAAAGCGCAAGACTCGCAAGGCAGAACGCCCGGCAGCTGACGCTGAATAA
- a CDS encoding carboxypeptidase-like regulatory domain-containing protein, which yields MKKLTLCAAALVAIVMTGCEKTGTIEGVVLDPFTGKAVEMPTVWMDSTIYGTQNPKYPYKGELMQGKFKFEKVPVGEYRIKARRSKYVLGQQTIATTEKEPNLNVTLFEYSDQVKPGMYKTGTTEGPEKIENEWVIWSATCTDASVAGYRLVFPQDPNAGKVPGKADKKKGKKDKAKDKIKLVPLPAPRVMDGNLDVLYVNASSVTSPLVATSYPAVEGAVADHSDCKGFGADEKNGLFVDKAKGTALTVEYKAENLFEIKSSLPKGKQIIQLSQDGKTLQTYYFEVK from the coding sequence ATGAAGAAGCTTACTTTGTGCGCTGCAGCTCTGGTTGCTATTGTAATGACCGGCTGCGAAAAGACTGGCACCATCGAAGGTGTTGTTCTTGATCCGTTTACTGGCAAGGCTGTCGAAATGCCCACCGTTTGGATGGACTCTACCATCTACGGTACCCAGAACCCCAAGTACCCCTATAAGGGCGAACTCATGCAGGGTAAGTTCAAGTTCGAAAAGGTCCCCGTTGGCGAATATCGCATCAAGGCCCGTCGTTCCAAGTATGTGCTGGGTCAGCAGACTATTGCTACCACCGAAAAGGAACCGAACCTGAACGTGACTTTGTTCGAATATAGCGACCAGGTTAAGCCGGGTATGTACAAGACCGGTACCACCGAAGGTCCTGAAAAGATTGAAAATGAATGGGTAATCTGGTCCGCCACCTGTACCGACGCTTCTGTTGCCGGCTACCGTCTGGTGTTCCCGCAGGATCCCAACGCAGGCAAGGTTCCGGGTAAGGCCGACAAGAAGAAGGGCAAGAAGGATAAGGCTAAGGACAAAATCAAACTCGTTCCGCTGCCGGCACCTCGTGTCATGGACGGCAACCTTGACGTTCTCTACGTGAACGCAAGCTCCGTCACCTCTCCGCTGGTTGCTACCTCCTATCCTGCAGTTGAAGGTGCTGTTGCAGATCACTCCGACTGTAAGGGCTTTGGCGCCGACGAAAAGAACGGTCTCTTTGTAGACAAGGCTAAGGGCACTGCTCTTACTGTTGAATACAAGGCTGAAAACCTTTTCGAAATCAAGTCTAGCCTCCCCAAGGGCAAGCAGATCATCCAGCTGTCTCAGGACGGCAAGACTCTGCAGACTTACTACTTCGAAGTCAAGTAA
- a CDS encoding polysaccharide deacetylase family protein, whose amino-acid sequence MNRKFLLCFHDFSVRNFKYVTPILHELCDFAGRPFSVLVIPSTEGANSDSISEFQESLIQLKKEGFELALHGFKHKAEFSQGRSYRGLLSMALTHNEAEFAGLSEFESSRMLQQGLSAWNSLMFTQEQAEGEPPAAFVPPTWYSNKYLPRQVNAAGMIYEGRSRIITPKGNCYLSPAISFAGMPKFTVNPTVNLGDIFMKMPFGLPRIALHPTDFPELKPHVKHLIRTALGSGRMLTLYSKL is encoded by the coding sequence ATGAATCGAAAGTTTTTGCTATGCTTCCATGATTTCAGCGTACGGAACTTCAAGTACGTTACCCCAATCTTGCACGAACTGTGCGATTTTGCAGGACGTCCGTTCAGCGTTTTGGTCATCCCAAGCACAGAAGGCGCCAATAGCGACAGCATAAGCGAATTCCAAGAATCACTGATTCAGCTAAAAAAGGAAGGCTTCGAGCTTGCCCTACACGGATTCAAGCACAAGGCCGAATTTAGCCAAGGACGCAGCTACCGAGGGCTTCTATCCATGGCCCTAACCCACAACGAAGCGGAATTCGCTGGCCTTAGCGAGTTTGAATCCAGCCGCATGCTACAGCAGGGGCTAAGCGCCTGGAACAGCCTGATGTTCACTCAGGAACAAGCCGAGGGAGAACCTCCGGCAGCATTCGTTCCCCCAACCTGGTACAGCAACAAGTATCTACCCCGCCAGGTCAATGCCGCGGGCATGATCTACGAGGGGCGTTCAAGAATCATCACACCTAAGGGTAACTGCTATCTATCTCCCGCCATCAGTTTTGCGGGGATGCCCAAGTTCACGGTCAATCCCACGGTAAATCTTGGCGACATCTTCATGAAGATGCCCTTCGGGCTTCCACGCATCGCGTTGCATCCAACGGACTTCCCCGAGCTGAAGCCCCACGTAAAACACCTGATCCGCACAGCGCTTGGCAGCGGCAGGATGCTAACCCTCTACAGCAAGCTTTAA
- a CDS encoding undecaprenyl-diphosphate phosphatase → MIESIILGLLQGLAEFLPISSSGHLVLGEKLLNMKEAGMFFDIMLHAGTLLSIFVVFRKKLVDMIVGCIRRDPVQLKEAGYIVLASIPTAIIGIGFKKPLESLFENPKAVCCAMLFTATLLFVSQWGKTGSKHPDNEGVKMNWWRALVTGVVQGIACIPGISRSGSTISGMIFLGVNRKYAGEFSFLMSIPAVGGAALLDCIKWIKCQNPETVARYAIEKPEKALACADASGFTPELLVGMIVAFIFGIIALKWLMAFVQKGKFHYFSYYLWVAGILGLIFIK, encoded by the coding sequence ATGATTGAATCTATTATTTTGGGCCTGTTGCAGGGCCTCGCAGAATTTCTCCCCATTTCCAGTTCCGGCCATCTTGTTCTCGGCGAAAAGCTCTTGAACATGAAGGAAGCGGGCATGTTCTTCGACATCATGCTCCACGCAGGAACTTTGCTTTCCATCTTCGTCGTGTTCCGCAAGAAACTTGTGGACATGATTGTAGGCTGCATCCGCCGCGATCCGGTCCAGCTGAAGGAAGCAGGCTACATCGTGCTGGCCTCCATTCCCACGGCCATCATTGGCATCGGCTTCAAGAAACCTCTGGAAAGCCTGTTCGAAAATCCCAAGGCCGTCTGCTGCGCCATGCTGTTTACCGCCACCTTGCTGTTCGTTTCCCAGTGGGGCAAGACCGGCAGCAAGCATCCGGATAACGAAGGCGTCAAGATGAACTGGTGGCGCGCTCTGGTGACGGGCGTTGTGCAGGGTATCGCCTGTATCCCGGGCATCAGCCGTAGCGGTTCTACTATCAGCGGCATGATCTTTTTGGGCGTTAACCGCAAGTACGCCGGCGAATTCAGCTTCCTCATGAGCATTCCCGCCGTCGGTGGCGCCGCCCTCCTGGATTGCATCAAGTGGATCAAGTGCCAGAATCCCGAAACCGTTGCACGTTACGCCATCGAAAAGCCCGAAAAGGCTTTGGCCTGCGCCGACGCTTCGGGCTTTACTCCGGAACTTCTGGTGGGCATGATCGTCGCCTTCATCTTCGGCATTATCGCGTTGAAGTGGCTCATGGCCTTCGTGCAGAAGGGTAAGTTCCACTACTTCAGCTACTACCTGTGGGTTGCTGGTATTCTGGGCCTGATTTTTATTAAGTAG
- a CDS encoding nucleotidyl transferase AbiEii/AbiGii toxin family protein, protein MTIFEQMVQGYAINSENDRRNAEYEVMQQIALAGLQRGGFFEKAAFYGGTCLRVFHGLERFSEDMDFSLVNKDDDFHFEDYFPSIVNEFKSAGLDVVIVKKQKKNFGKVESAFLKEDTSVYDLKFKSTKGIKIKIEVDSDPPLNFETESRISLMPFSFATRCFTLPCLFAGKMHALIFRNWKQRVKGRDWYDFEWYVRKGVVLDFSHFQTRCNEFSKVEMDKELFSKMLKEKLATTDIKMVKADVLPFVKDPKSLDIWTNDYFVQLADMVKLR, encoded by the coding sequence ATGACAATTTTTGAACAGATGGTTCAGGGCTATGCAATCAATTCTGAAAATGATCGTCGTAACGCCGAGTACGAAGTCATGCAACAGATTGCACTAGCTGGATTGCAACGCGGAGGCTTTTTTGAAAAAGCAGCCTTCTACGGAGGAACTTGTCTTCGCGTATTTCACGGGCTGGAACGATTTAGTGAAGACATGGATTTTTCCTTGGTGAATAAGGACGATGATTTCCATTTTGAAGATTATTTCCCTAGCATAGTGAATGAATTCAAGTCTGCCGGGCTTGATGTAGTAATTGTCAAAAAGCAAAAGAAGAATTTTGGAAAGGTTGAATCGGCCTTCTTGAAGGAAGATACCTCGGTTTATGATTTGAAGTTCAAGTCTACGAAGGGTATCAAGATTAAAATTGAAGTTGACTCGGACCCTCCCTTGAATTTCGAAACGGAATCAAGAATCTCGCTGATGCCCTTCTCCTTTGCAACTCGCTGCTTTACTCTGCCTTGCCTTTTTGCTGGCAAGATGCATGCTCTGATTTTTAGAAATTGGAAGCAGCGCGTCAAGGGCCGTGACTGGTATGATTTTGAGTGGTATGTCAGAAAGGGTGTCGTCCTGGATTTCTCTCATTTTCAAACAAGGTGCAACGAGTTTTCCAAGGTTGAGATGGATAAGGAACTTTTTTCCAAAATGCTTAAGGAAAAGTTAGCTACCACCGATATTAAGATGGTAAAGGCCGATGTTTTGCCTTTTGTAAAGGATCCCAAGTCGTTGGATATTTGGACTAACGATTACTTTGTCCAGTTGGCGGATATGGTGAAGCTTAGGTGA
- the htpG gene encoding molecular chaperone HtpG, whose amino-acid sequence MATEKMEFQTEVRDMLNLMINSLYSNKEIFLRELVSNAADALDKRRFLSLSNADLLPQGTQLRIDIDVNKDQKKLTITDNGIGMNKEDLINCLGTIARSGTKNFIKNLKDADKASVDLIGQFGVGFYSIFMVAKKVEVLTLKAGETQGYLWASEGTGEFEISECPRNEVGTKITLYLKDDEDSEDFTSEWRIKDIIKKYSGFVNYGIYFHPEPTKNDKGELEVKDEEKLNDKTALWRQSEKDVKEEEYKEFYNVICHDGGEPACWSHSHAEGSLEFWNLVYIPSKAPYNIWQNDALHGLKLYVKKTFIMDDCKDLLPPWLRFVRGVVESEDLPLNVSREILQSNKIVTNIRKHVIKKTLEALQNMSKDEEKYTAWWKELGMVLKEGFYMNWEHLDELKKLIRFESTKTEEGKLVSLEQYVERMPEGQKEIYYLIGDKNAVKSNPMLEAFKAKGYEVLLMSDGIDEFMMSSLTEFGDKKFHDISRGDVDFEKTEDEKKAEEANKGIFKGLCENLQKVLDEDIKEVRVSSRLKDSPCCLVTSDDAMSAQMERMMKAMGQANVPKSKRILEINPTHPICEMLKAKAEAKEDLGDWPKALYGQALLAEGSPLPNPAEYVAAITKLLTAAAK is encoded by the coding sequence ATGGCAACTGAAAAAATGGAGTTCCAGACCGAAGTTCGCGACATGCTGAACCTCATGATCAACTCTCTTTATAGCAACAAGGAAATCTTCCTCCGCGAACTGGTTTCCAACGCTGCTGACGCATTGGACAAGCGTCGTTTCCTTTCTCTCTCTAACGCAGATTTGCTGCCCCAGGGCACCCAGCTCCGCATCGATATCGATGTGAACAAGGATCAGAAGAAGCTGACCATTACCGATAACGGTATCGGCATGAACAAGGAAGACTTGATCAACTGCCTGGGTACCATCGCCCGTTCCGGCACCAAGAATTTTATCAAGAACCTGAAGGACGCCGACAAGGCAAGCGTCGATCTTATCGGTCAGTTCGGTGTGGGTTTCTACTCCATCTTCATGGTGGCAAAGAAGGTTGAAGTCCTGACCCTCAAGGCTGGCGAAACCCAGGGCTACCTGTGGGCTTCCGAAGGCACCGGCGAATTTGAAATTTCCGAATGCCCCCGCAACGAAGTGGGTACCAAGATTACTCTGTACCTGAAGGACGACGAAGATTCCGAAGACTTCACCAGCGAATGGCGCATCAAGGATATCATCAAGAAGTACAGCGGTTTCGTAAACTACGGCATTTACTTCCATCCGGAGCCCACCAAGAACGACAAGGGCGAATTGGAAGTCAAGGACGAAGAAAAGCTGAACGACAAGACCGCTCTTTGGCGCCAGTCCGAAAAGGACGTGAAGGAAGAAGAGTACAAGGAATTCTACAACGTGATTTGCCACGACGGTGGCGAACCTGCCTGCTGGAGCCACAGCCACGCCGAAGGTTCCCTGGAATTCTGGAACCTGGTGTACATTCCTTCCAAGGCTCCCTACAACATTTGGCAGAACGACGCTTTGCACGGCCTGAAGCTCTATGTGAAGAAGACCTTCATCATGGACGACTGCAAGGACTTGCTTCCGCCTTGGCTCCGCTTTGTCCGCGGCGTGGTGGAATCCGAAGACTTGCCGCTGAACGTAAGCCGCGAAATTCTGCAGTCCAACAAGATCGTGACCAACATCCGTAAGCACGTCATCAAGAAAACTCTGGAAGCCTTGCAGAACATGTCCAAGGACGAAGAAAAGTACACTGCCTGGTGGAAGGAGCTGGGCATGGTCCTTAAGGAAGGCTTCTACATGAACTGGGAACATCTTGATGAATTGAAGAAGCTGATTCGCTTCGAAAGCACCAAGACCGAAGAAGGCAAGCTGGTAAGCCTGGAACAGTATGTGGAACGTATGCCCGAAGGCCAGAAGGAAATCTACTACCTCATTGGCGACAAGAATGCGGTAAAGTCCAACCCCATGCTGGAAGCCTTCAAGGCCAAGGGCTACGAAGTGCTTCTCATGAGCGACGGTATCGACGAATTCATGATGTCTTCTCTCACCGAATTCGGCGACAAGAAGTTCCACGACATCTCCCGCGGTGACGTTGACTTCGAAAAGACCGAAGACGAAAAGAAGGCTGAAGAAGCCAACAAGGGTATCTTCAAGGGCCTCTGCGAAAACCTCCAGAAGGTTCTGGACGAAGACATCAAGGAAGTCCGCGTGTCCAGCCGCCTGAAGGATAGCCCCTGCTGCCTCGTGACCAGCGACGATGCCATGAGCGCTCAGATGGAACGTATGATGAAGGCCATGGGCCAGGCTAACGTGCCAAAGTCCAAGCGCATTCTCGAAATCAACCCCACGCACCCCATCTGCGAAATGCTGAAGGCCAAGGCAGAAGCTAAGGAAGATCTGGGTGACTGGCCCAAGGCTCTCTACGGTCAGGCTCTGCTTGCCGAAGGTAGCCCGCTGCCTAACCCGGCTGAGTATGTAGCAGCAATTACAAAGCTGCTGACCGCTGCAGCAAAATAA
- a CDS encoding M23 family metallopeptidase, whose protein sequence is MNKLKLSLTHGIIAAALAFPSISIAEECSEETMDAFAYEDCIKAKNGGTVNEADFGGAAAKASEKEQQELNTQKATEKYQPFGKEAYLTSSFGENRGTRYHAGLDYSTNMEEGWPIFAPEDGKVKELRVSPFGYGKVMFYQGKSGKTWVFAHQSSFGDLDDAIAKQQYATKKNDVTVKPGRAFKKGDTLTYAGSSGIGNPHLHLEVRLDNDRVVNPRIFDTDASDTIAPQVLGAALWQGNELSLTSAEAIDKGCIVSPVKNEFNVNLAVKIVDYSRTPKDNPMSVRRISMWRYDDKIFEERMDTLRFSKMLQIRDQLLWAEEADTAGDWHFINTKIAPISNYTLEVEDFAGNVTTKKFTFRNKCTGNKSFPLTKVQTSPVFTFLSRPMLDLFRCESGMKFSVLKGESVLAENLCSAYRQENRATPLGKIFERYPEMTGIRYTADAASTGDGKAIDEVISVFGANGNQSNVNWSTSIGDVNITQKITGAPITNDTTKRVLAVTRTHTDSLDFFEFHPKGMQLKNWNVCIENKENPAPLYWLGETSRNWFIFSKQTKGKGRCASTNELRDIASIDNQEPIALGFPYWDAMMIGGTRQPALKIPLMFKYDGVEDGNAITVLAGKKWIAAEYDSEPREIIIEGEKLPDAGETITLQIKDEAGRKLSYNIVIPEM, encoded by the coding sequence ATGAATAAACTCAAGCTATCTCTTACCCACGGTATCATTGCAGCAGCACTGGCTTTCCCTTCGATTTCCATTGCCGAAGAATGCAGCGAAGAAACAATGGACGCCTTCGCCTACGAAGATTGCATCAAGGCTAAAAATGGCGGCACCGTAAACGAAGCGGATTTTGGAGGCGCTGCAGCAAAGGCTAGCGAAAAAGAACAACAAGAATTAAACACACAAAAAGCCACCGAAAAATACCAGCCCTTCGGCAAGGAAGCCTATTTAACATCCTCGTTTGGAGAAAATCGCGGAACTCGTTACCACGCAGGCCTTGATTACTCCACCAACATGGAAGAAGGCTGGCCAATCTTCGCTCCCGAAGACGGCAAGGTAAAAGAACTGCGAGTTTCCCCCTTTGGCTACGGCAAAGTTATGTTCTACCAGGGGAAAAGCGGCAAAACGTGGGTTTTCGCCCATCAGAGCAGCTTTGGCGACCTGGATGATGCCATAGCAAAGCAGCAATACGCCACCAAGAAAAACGACGTTACAGTCAAACCCGGCAGAGCCTTTAAAAAAGGAGATACCCTGACATACGCCGGTAGCAGCGGAATCGGTAACCCCCACCTGCATCTAGAAGTTCGTCTGGATAACGACCGCGTTGTAAACCCGCGCATATTTGACACCGACGCTTCAGACACTATCGCACCGCAAGTCCTTGGCGCCGCTTTGTGGCAGGGCAACGAACTGTCCCTCACCTCTGCCGAAGCAATTGATAAAGGTTGCATAGTTTCTCCGGTAAAGAACGAGTTCAACGTGAACCTGGCTGTCAAAATCGTTGACTACAGCCGCACTCCAAAGGACAATCCCATGTCAGTTCGCCGTATATCCATGTGGCGTTACGACGACAAGATCTTTGAAGAAAGAATGGACACCCTGCGCTTCAGCAAGATGCTTCAGATCCGGGATCAGCTGCTGTGGGCCGAGGAAGCCGACACTGCCGGTGATTGGCATTTCATCAACACAAAAATTGCCCCGATTTCAAATTACACTTTGGAAGTAGAAGACTTTGCCGGCAACGTGACAACAAAGAAATTCACGTTCCGCAACAAATGTACGGGCAACAAATCATTCCCCTTAACCAAGGTGCAAACCTCCCCCGTATTCACCTTCCTCAGCCGTCCCATGCTAGACCTGTTCCGCTGCGAATCCGGCATGAAGTTCTCTGTTCTCAAGGGAGAAAGCGTACTGGCAGAAAACCTGTGTTCCGCTTACAGACAAGAGAACAGGGCGACTCCGCTCGGAAAGATATTCGAACGTTATCCCGAAATGACAGGAATCCGCTACACAGCCGATGCAGCCTCTACTGGAGACGGCAAGGCTATTGACGAAGTCATTTCCGTATTCGGAGCCAACGGCAACCAGTCCAACGTTAATTGGAGCACCTCTATCGGCGATGTCAATATTACCCAAAAGATTACAGGCGCCCCCATAACCAACGACACCACAAAACGAGTTCTCGCTGTAACTCGCACACACACCGACAGCCTAGACTTTTTTGAATTCCACCCCAAGGGCATGCAGCTGAAGAACTGGAACGTCTGTATAGAAAACAAGGAAAATCCGGCACCACTCTACTGGCTTGGCGAAACTAGCCGCAACTGGTTCATTTTCAGCAAGCAGACCAAGGGAAAGGGACGCTGCGCCAGCACCAACGAACTACGCGACATCGCAAGCATCGATAACCAGGAACCAATCGCTCTGGGATTCCCTTATTGGGACGCAATGATGATTGGCGGAACTCGTCAACCGGCCCTAAAGATCCCCCTGATGTTCAAGTACGACGGTGTTGAAGACGGAAACGCAATCACAGTCCTCGCCGGCAAAAAGTGGATTGCAGCGGAATACGATTCCGAGCCTCGCGAAATCATTATCGAAGGAGAAAAGCTCCCGGATGCAGGCGAGACAATCACACTCCAGATAAAGGACGAAGCAGGTCGTAAGCTATCCTACAATATCGTGATTCCCGAAATGTAA
- a CDS encoding peptidylprolyl isomerase, whose amino-acid sequence MPFNQLDKPQAGETIAIMTTNHGVMKLRLFEERVGECATNFIELAKQGKYDGAPFHRIISGFMIQGGDFTNRNGTGGHAAGGPGTTIGDKYDPCLTHMRGALSWAKTMMPHSIGSQFFIVHGEDVHFLDHPANGGPAEGYSVFGQLYEGFEVLDEIAGVKTDRRDAPYEDVIIESVKIEKA is encoded by the coding sequence ATGCCTTTTAATCAGCTGGACAAGCCCCAGGCAGGCGAAACCATCGCCATTATGACCACCAACCACGGCGTGATGAAGCTGCGTCTTTTCGAAGAACGCGTCGGCGAATGCGCAACCAACTTTATCGAACTGGCCAAGCAGGGCAAGTACGATGGCGCACCGTTCCACCGCATCATTTCTGGCTTCATGATCCAGGGTGGCGACTTCACCAACCGTAACGGTACCGGTGGTCACGCTGCAGGCGGCCCGGGCACCACCATCGGCGACAAGTACGATCCGTGCCTCACCCACATGCGCGGCGCCCTCAGCTGGGCAAAGACCATGATGCCCCACTCCATCGGTTCCCAGTTCTTCATCGTCCACGGCGAAGACGTGCACTTCCTGGACCATCCGGCAAACGGCGGCCCTGCTGAAGGTTACTCCGTTTTCGGTCAGCTCTACGAAGGCTTCGAAGTTCTGGATGAAATCGCAGGCGTAAAGACCGACCGTCGCGATGCACCCTACGAAGACGTGATCATCGAATCCGTGAAGATCGAAAAGGCTTAA